The [Clostridium] scindens ATCC 35704 nucleotide sequence AATAGCACCGAAGTTCTGAATGGAATTGAGGTTTTTAACGATTGTCTGCTTTTTGCTCATGGAAACAGCACCTTTCGCAAGACAGGTTGTTACAATCATCGGCAGCATTTCCGGTGTCAAACCGACAGCAATAGAAATGCCGAATAAGAAGGCCTCCAACCAGTCGCCCTTGGTGATGCCGTTAACGAAGAACACCAGCGGAACCATAACAAGCATAAAGCGAATCAGCACCCAAGAAACGGCGTTGACACCCTTGGTAAAGCTTGTTTCAACCGCTTCTTTGGCAACTGCGGATGCCATGGAGCCAAACAGAGTATGATCGCCAACACAAACAACAACAGCTGTTGCGCTGCCGGAAATTACATTACTCCCCATAAAAGCAATGTTTGTGTAATCGGTCACGCTCTCTTTCTGTGCGCTCACACTGCGTGTTTTTTCAATGGGTTCACTCTCACCAGTAAGACTTGCCTGACTGACAAACAAATCTTTCGCATCCAAGATACGAACATCCGCCGGAACCATGTCTCCGGCAGACAGATGTACAATATCTCCAACCACCAAATCATCCATAGGAATTTCTATTTTTTCCTGGTTCCTACGAGTAACGGTGCAAGTGGTCGTAATCATGGCTAACAACTTCTCTGCTGCATTTCCACTTCTGGATTCCTGAACAAACCGAAGCGTACCCGAAATGAATACCATCGTTAAAATGATAACTACCGTCAGACAGTCAAAATCCTCTGGCGCACTGCCAAACAGAGAAAAATAAGGTAGAATCATATCTGTAATGGTTGATACCAGTGCCAGGCAAAACAGGATGGCTGTAAAAGGGTTGATAAACGCACTGGTCAGCCGTTTTGCCAAGGACTTCTTTTTTTCATGTGTTACCTTATTGGTACCATATTTGGTACGGCTTACGGGTACTGCTTCTGTATCTAATCCCCGAAGTGTGGTATGAAGGTTTTTCAAAACCTCCTTAATGGGATTGGTTGCCGCAAATTGAATGCGGCGGTTCTGTTCGTCACGAATGACTGTCTTTTCGACAATCTGACGAACAGCCATGCGGTTTTCTTTCTTGTTCATTGGTCTTACCTCCTTGAATTTTAGTAGAGGCAAGGGCAATCACATGAGCGACACGGAAACTCCGAATCCCCATGTGCTGCTCTTTGCCTTCTTGGACTACCGTCAGAGTCCATGTCTCTCACCTCACTGTTTTAAAAAATATCTATGTGAAACCGCAATGCGGATTATTGATTACGATAGCGGTTACTCTTTCCGATATACCAGACATCAAAGCCTGCAACGATTAGCCATGCAGTCATCGCACACACAAACCAGTGGTTTGAAAATCCTGACCAAAGCCCCTTCATCAGAAAGATAATGCCATTAAGTGCAATGACTTCCCCGATGTTACGGCAAAGCGGGATAATTTTAATTTTATCTTTCTCTTCCTGCGGCATATTTTTCCACGCAGAAAGATGAATATATCCTTTTCCACAGGCAAACAAGAAGCCTGCAATAGTAAAAAGAACTCCGAAAAAGATGCATGTAAAGTCCATATTTTCTCACTCCTTCCAATACTTGATTTTATTTTTTAGTTTATTTAGTCTCAGAAACTTCTCTGTTTAGAGAACATCCAACTTAAACAGCCACATATTATTGTGAACACGGAGTAAAGTGCAAAGAAAATTGCCAGTTTGTAATCTTTGATTTTCGTCTTCACTCACAACACCTCCCAACCAGCACTTACAACTTCCGGGATTGCCAGTGCCTGCCCAACGATTCCCTCTAAAACATTGTTTTT carries:
- a CDS encoding DUF3784 domain-containing protein, whose amino-acid sequence is MDFTCIFFGVLFTIAGFLFACGKGYIHLSAWKNMPQEEKDKIKIIPLCRNIGEVIALNGIIFLMKGLWSGFSNHWFVCAMTAWLIVAGFDVWYIGKSNRYRNQ